One Streptomyces sp. 1331.2 genomic window, GGCGGGTGGACAGGTCGGCGGGGCCGTCGGGGCCGAGAGCGGTGAGCGTACGCTCGGCGGCCGCGACGACGGCGCGGGACTGTTCGGGGTCGTCGGCCCTGCTCCACAGGGCGGGTACGTCGTAGGCGCCGATGATCCGGGCGGTCAGGTGGGTGTCGCCCGTGCGCTCCGCCGCCCGGATCGCGCGCAGGCGCTCGCGCCGCGAGTGGACGAGGGCGTCGCCACCCGCCAGAGCGAGGGTACGGGCCAGATCCACGGTGGTGCGCGGCCCGAACCGGACACCGGGGCCGCGGCCGCTCCACCCGGCGCGTGCGCCGTCGGCGGTCGCGGTCCCGTCGCAGGTCGCGGTCCCGCCGACGCCCGCGACCCCGTCGGCGCCCGCAGAACCACCCAGGAACGCGGCCCCGTCGAGGATGTCCGCCTCCAGACGCCGGAGTTCGGCACCGGGATCGAGCCCGAGCTGATCGACGAGCATCGCACGGGCCCGGCGGAGCACGGCCAGCGCGTCCGCCTGCCGCCCCGCGCGGTACAGCGCCCGGGCCAGCAGCCCCCAGGCCGGCTCACGCCACGGATGCTCCGCGACATGGGCACCCAGCTCGGCCGCGAGCTCGGCCCCGTCCCCGGCGTCCAGCAGGATGCGGGCGCGCAGTTCCACCCCCTCCAGCCGCAGTTCCTCCAGCCGGGTCCGCTCGCGCTGCGCCCACGCGGAGCCGGTCACATCCGCGTAGGCGGGCCCGCGCCAGTCCGCGAGCGCCGCGTCGAGCTCGGCCACCGCGCCGGCGCCCGGCGCTGCGCCCGGGACTGCGCCCGGCATGGAGGCCGGCACCGCGCCGGCGTCGCGCCGGGCACGGGCCAGGGTGTCCTGGAACCGGTGGACGTCCACGTCCTCCCGCGGCAGCCGCAGCACGTACCCAGGACCTTCGGTGACGATGACGCGCGGCGGAGTGCGGGGCGGCCGGTCCGGTTCCAGGGCGCGGCGCAGTGCAGCGACGAAGGTCCGCAAGGCCCCCACGGCGCGCGCCGGCGGATCGGTCCACAGGTCGTCGACGAGGGTGTCGGTGGTCACCATCCGGCCTTCGGCGGCGACGAGCCGTGCCAGCACCTCGCGATGCCGGGGGCCGCCCAGGTCGACCGGGCTGCCGTCGTCACGGAGGGCCCGTACGGCACCGAGCACGTCGATTCGCATGCCCCCATCCTCCGCGCCGGTGGTCGGCCGCGCCCAACCGCACTGATCGGTTGCTGATCGCCGTCGTCCAGGCTGACCAGGTCAGTCCGTCCGTCAGTTCCGACCCGAAAGGACATCCCCTCATGCCGCCCACGACCCCGACCCCCGCCCCCGCGCCCACCATCCCCGGCTTCGACCACGTCCGCCTGCCCGGCACGGACGGTGTGCGGCTGGCCGCGGCCGTCGGCGGCAGCGGCAGTCCCGTCGTGCTGCTGCACGGCTTCCCCCAGACCCACCTGATGTGGCGGCACGTCGCCCAGCGGCTCGCCGCGGAGCACACGGTGATCTGCCCCGACCTGCGGGGCTACGGCGCCAGCGACAAGCCGGCGGCCACCGACCCCGAGGTGTACGCCAAGCGCACCATGGCCGCCGACGTCGTGCGCCTGG contains:
- a CDS encoding AfsR/SARP family transcriptional regulator, producing MRIDVLGAVRALRDDGSPVDLGGPRHREVLARLVAAEGRMVTTDTLVDDLWTDPPARAVGALRTFVAALRRALEPDRPPRTPPRVIVTEGPGYVLRLPREDVDVHRFQDTLARARRDAGAVPASMPGAVPGAAPGAGAVAELDAALADWRGPAYADVTGSAWAQRERTRLEELRLEGVELRARILLDAGDGAELAAELGAHVAEHPWREPAWGLLARALYRAGRQADALAVLRRARAMLVDQLGLDPGAELRRLEADILDGAAFLGGSAGADGVAGVGGTATCDGTATADGARAGWSGRGPGVRFGPRTTVDLARTLALAGGDALVHSRRERLRAIRAAERTGDTHLTARIIGAYDVPALWSRADDPEQSRAVVAAAERTLTALGPDGPADLSTRLLATIAVESRSADLSAGGRSDGGRSRADLERAQQAARQAEALARGLADPALLAFALNGVFLQSFTRPGLAAERDAIGAELLDLATPHQLPNFAVLGRLVRLQSASALGDLDAAAAHAEAAERIAATTEAPLVPVLTGWFRARAAADRSTEPGGPTAATAAAQYRAAENALRTAGMPGLHRGLFPLAVLGLRLLHDRPAPTDPQLDWGPYRPWAFPLVLLAQDRVAEARTALAATPDPPLDHLQEALWCLTARAAVRLGERAVAARAAAALRPAGAEHAGAASGLLTLGPVARYLAEAQACAAAGAAG